One genomic segment of Hordeum vulgare subsp. vulgare chromosome 2H, MorexV3_pseudomolecules_assembly, whole genome shotgun sequence includes these proteins:
- the LOC123430139 gene encoding uncharacterized protein LOC123430139 has translation MGKGRSCRYGSERLLYPVQVSGGGHLADMDEEDVWSVLAAPAPDSNRSTGMGRQPEQERRGRWTAGGLSLAFEATASAPAGRHHHHVASSAPVKVPEWPAGRFPAGAGGEQHGYGVSCRDEEGEWMAPHEYLQAQARSSGRGTAAPSVFEGVGRTLKGRDLSRVRDAVWSNTGFFG, from the coding sequence ATGGGGAAGGGCCGTAGCTGCAGGTACGGATCAGAGCGGCTGCTCTACCCCGTCCAGGTCAGCGGTGGCGGTCACCTCGCCGATATGGACGAGGAGGACGTCTGGTCGGTGCTCGCGGCGCCCGCGCCCGACTCCAACCGCTCCACCGGCATGGGCAGGCAACCCGAGCAAgagcgtcgcgggcggtggaccgcAGGGGGGCTGTCCCTGGCGTTCGAGGCAACCGCGTCCGCGCCGGCCGGGCGTCACCATCATCACGTGGCCAGCTCGGCGCCTGTGAAGGTGCCCGAGTGGCCGGCGGGCAGGTTCCCGGCTGGCGCTGGCGGCGAGCAGCACGGCTACGGCGTGAGCTGCCGTGACGAGGAGGGGGAGTGGATGGCGCCGCACGAGTACCTGCAGGCCCAGGCACGGAGCAGCGGGCGCGGCACGGCTGCGCCGTCTGTGTTCGAAGGCGTGGGGAGGACGCTGAAAGGGCGCGACCTCAGCCGGGTGCGCGACGCCGTCTGGAGCAACACCGGATTCTTCGGCTAA